GAGGTGCCGAGTCATTTGAGTTGGCAGCAAAATTCTGCTATGGTGTTAATTTCGAAATCACCTCTGCAAATGTTGCACAGCTATGTTGTGTTTCAGATTACCTCGAGATGACTGAGgaattttcaaaagataatcTTGGTTCCCGTGCTGAAGAGTATCTTGAAAGTGTTGTCTGCAAGAACCTTGAAATGTGCGTGGAAGTTTTGCAACAATGTGAAAACCTACTCCCTCTTGCCGATGAGCTGAAGATAGTTGGCCGATGTATAGATGCAATAGCCTCCAAAGCATGTGTAGAGCAAATTGCTTCAAGTTTCTCGCGCTTGGAGTATAGCAGCTCTGGGAGGCTTCACATGAACCGGCAGGCCAAATGTGATGGGGACTGGTGGATAGAAGATCTTTCTGCTCTTCGCATTGACTTGTATCAGAAAGTCATAACAGCCATGAAGTGCCGTGGAGTCCGCCCTGAAAGCATTGGTGCGTCACTTGTGAACTATGCCCAGAAGGAACTGACAAAGAAATCCAGTTTATGGAATCCATCTGGCCAGCAGAAAGTTGAGTTGGTTGCTGGTTCAAGTGTGCACGAGCGACTCGTGGTTGAGACAATTGTCAGCCTTCTGCCAGTTGAAAAACTTGCTGTTCCCATTAGTTTTCTATTTGGGATTTTACGAAGCGCCGTGATGCTTGATTGCTCAGTTGCTAGTAGGCTTGATCTTGAAAGGAGAATCGGGTCCCAATTGGATATTGCTACTCTGGACGATCTTTTGATCCCATCATTCCGGCATGCTGGTGATACCTTATTTGATGTTGACACAGTGCATAGAATTTTAGTAAATTTCTCTCAGCAAGATGACAGTGAAGAAGATATGGACGATGCCTCTGTTTTTGAATCTGAAAGTCCTCCTTCACCCTCCCAAACAGCATTGTTCAAAGTTTCAAAACTAGTGGATAATTACCTTGCTGAAATTGCCCCTGATGCAAACCTCAAGCTTTCAAAGTTCATGGTCATTGCAGAGACTTTACCAGCACATGCACG
Above is a genomic segment from Vitis riparia cultivar Riparia Gloire de Montpellier isolate 1030 chromosome 7, EGFV_Vit.rip_1.0, whole genome shotgun sequence containing:
- the LOC117917252 gene encoding BTB/POZ domain-containing protein At5g48800 isoform X1; the encoded protein is MDKNNHLHHHQHHQQQQLSLAKCSRQRCNEWIFRDVPSDITIEVSGGMFALHKFPLVSRSGRIRKLVAERRDSENSRIELLSLPGGAESFELAAKFCYGVNFEITSANVAQLCCVSDYLEMTEEFSKDNLGSRAEEYLESVVCKNLEMCVEVLQQCENLLPLADELKIVGRCIDAIASKACVEQIASSFSRLEYSSSGRLHMNRQAKCDGDWWIEDLSALRIDLYQKVITAMKCRGVRPESIGASLVNYAQKELTKKSSLWNPSGQQKVELVAGSSVHERLVVETIVSLLPVEKLAVPISFLFGILRSAVMLDCSVASRLDLERRIGSQLDIATLDDLLIPSFRHAGDTLFDVDTVHRILVNFSQQDDSEEDMDDASVFESESPPSPSQTALFKVSKLVDNYLAEIAPDANLKLSKFMVIAETLPAHARTVHDGLYRAIDIYLKAHQGLSDPDKKKLSKLIDFQKLSQEAGAHAAQNERLPLQSIVQVLYFEQLRLRNALCTSYADEDQKPVHQSWRISSGALSAAMSPRDNYASLRRENRELKLELARLRMRLNDLEKEHVHMKRDMEKSHSLNFMSSFSRKIGKLNFFGHSSSRGSSSPSKHSQRTDSKVIERT
- the LOC117917252 gene encoding BTB/POZ domain-containing protein At5g48800 isoform X2 produces the protein MPLLFFYWIFRDVPSDITIEVSGGMFALHKFPLVSRSGRIRKLVAERRDSENSRIELLSLPGGAESFELAAKFCYGVNFEITSANVAQLCCVSDYLEMTEEFSKDNLGSRAEEYLESVVCKNLEMCVEVLQQCENLLPLADELKIVGRCIDAIASKACVEQIASSFSRLEYSSSGRLHMNRQAKCDGDWWIEDLSALRIDLYQKVITAMKCRGVRPESIGASLVNYAQKELTKKSSLWNPSGQQKVELVAGSSVHERLVVETIVSLLPVEKLAVPISFLFGILRSAVMLDCSVASRLDLERRIGSQLDIATLDDLLIPSFRHAGDTLFDVDTVHRILVNFSQQDDSEEDMDDASVFESESPPSPSQTALFKVSKLVDNYLAEIAPDANLKLSKFMVIAETLPAHARTVHDGLYRAIDIYLKAHQGLSDPDKKKLSKLIDFQKLSQEAGAHAAQNERLPLQSIVQVLYFEQLRLRNALCTSYADEDQKPVHQSWRISSGALSAAMSPRDNYASLRRENRELKLELARLRMRLNDLEKEHVHMKRDMEKSHSLNFMSSFSRKIGKLNFFGHSSSRGSSSPSKHSQRTDSKVIERT